The Gemmatimonadales bacterium nucleotide sequence CCTTATCGTTTGGCGCATGTTGACGACGCGGGCGCTGGGCACCCAGGGTCTCTCGGTCTCCGCCATGGGCCTCGGCTGCATGGGGATGAGCCAGTCCTATGGCACCCCAGACGATCAGGAGTCGGTCGCCACGATTCACCGCGCCCTCGAGCTTGGCGTGACCCTCTTTGACACCGCCGAGGTGTACGGCCCGTACAGTAATGAAACGTTGCTCGGCCAGGCCCTGGAGGGGCGGCGCGACCGCGCCATCATCGCGACCAAGTTCGGTTGGGAGATCGGCTCCAAGAAGCGCGGCGGGTTGGACAGCCGGCCGGCACACATCCGTGAGGCCGTGGAGGGCTCACTCCGCCGGCTCCGCACCGACCACATCGACCTGCTGTACCAGCACCGGGTCGACCCGCAGGTGCCGATCGAGGATGTGGTGGGGACCATGGGCGACCTGGTGCGGGAGGGAAAGGCGCGTTACCTCGGGTTGAGCGAGGCAGGCGCCCGGACCATCCGACGGGCGCACGCGGTGCACCCGATCTCCGCGCTGCAGAGCGAATACTCTCTCTGGGAGCGCAATCTGGAAGCCGCCATACTTCCGCTCCTCCGGGAGCTCGGCATCGGGCTGGTGCCGTTCAGCCCGCTGGGTCGCGGCTTCCTGACCGGCACGGCGCGCCGGGCGGAGGAATACGCCGAGGGCGATTACCGCCGGCGCGACCCGCGCTTCCAGGGCGCCAACTTCGACGCCAACATGCGCGCGGCCGCCGTGGTTGGCGAGGTGGCCGCCGGGCTCGGTGCCACGCCCGGCCAGGTGGCGCTCGCCTGGGTGCTGCATCAGGGCGAGGACCTGGTTCCGATCCCCGGCACCAAGCGCCGGCGCTTCCTGGAGGAGAACATGGCTGCGGCGGACCTTCGGCTGGGCCTCGCCGAGCTGGCGCGACTGAATGCGGCGCTCCCTCCGGCGGGAGTGGCCGGTCCGCGATACACCGACGACATGATGGCTTACATCGACCGCTAGAGCATATGACAGCGACACATACGACCTGGGTGGCCGCTCTAGTGTCCGCCGCCCTCGGAACGGCATGCAGCAGTGCATCCGGAGGAGCCCCGGCGCCGGCTCCCGCGCCGGCCCATGAGTCAGCCGCCCGCCGGCAAAGCGACCTGGCGGCCATGGCCAGGGCGAGGGCCGACAGCGTCCGTCATCCCTACACCGAGGCGGACGTTCGGTTCATGTCTCACATGATCGGCCATCATGCCCAGGCGATCGTGATGTCGGGCTGGGCGCCCACTCACGGTGCCAGCTCGTCAGTGCGCATCCTGGCCGAGCGGATCATCAACGCCCAGCAGGACGAGATCGCGACGATGCAGCGGTGGCTGGGCGACCGCCAGAAGCCCGTGCCGCAAGTGACGGACACTGGGATGGGGATGACGATGGCGGGTGGCGAGCAGATGTTGATGCCGGGAATGCTCACCCCGGATCAGATGAAACAGCTCGACCAGGCCAAGGGCAGCGAGTTCGACCGCCGGTTTCTCAGGTTCATGATCCAACACCATCGCGGCGCCGTGTCCATGGTCAAGGACCTGTTCGGGACCTACGGCGCCGGCCAGGATGAGACGGTGTTCAAGTTCGCCTCTGACGTCAACGTCGATCAGACCACAGAGATTGCCCGAATGGAGAAGATGCTCGCGGTTCTTCCGCCCGGCTGACACTCCTCATGATTCCCTCTGCTCCCCCAAAGGACATCGCAATGCGCTTCGCCGCCCCGATGCTTTCCCTGTCACTTGCCGCCGGGCTCCTGATGGCGACGGCATGCGCCCATTCGACCTCCAGCTCCAGCATGTCGTCGTCCGCGGCGGCGCCGAACCCCGACCCGCGCGTGGGGCTCCACGCCGGAGTCATGGATGCCGGCGAGGCGGTGTGGAACCTGAAGGTGGACTCCAAGAATCCTCCCTCGCCCAAGTTCGCGGGCGAGACCAATTCCGACCTCTCCTTCACCGGCCACTACGCCATCCAGGGCAGCTACAATGGGTATCAGGTCTGGGACATCGCCAACCCCAGCAAGCCCTCGCTGGAGACGGCGTACGTCTGCCCCGCGTCGCAGAGCGACGTCTCGGTCTACAAGAACCTGCTCTTCGTGTCGGGGGAAGGCCTCTCCGCGCGGCTCGACTGCGGGGCCGAGGGCGTGCCGGACACGGTGAGCAAGGAGCGGCTGCGCGGCCTTCGCATCTTCGACATCAGCGATCTCGCCAACCCCAAGAACGTCGGTAACGTGCAGACCTGCCGGGGTTCGCATACTCATACGGTGGTGGTCGATCCCAAGGATAGCGAGAACGTCTACGTCTACATCTCGGGCTCGGCCAGCGTGCGGTCGCCGAGCGAGCTCCCCGGCTGCTCCAATGCGATGCCGGAAAGCGATACCAGCTCGGCACTATTCCGCATCGAGGTCATCAAGGTACCGGTGGCCCATCCGGAGCAGGCGGCCATCGTCAATTCCCCGCGGATCTTCGAGAACCTCGTGGCGCCCCCCAAGCACGGCGACACGCCGGAGGACAGCATCGCCAAGGTGAAGGAGCTCGCCGACGCGCGCGCTCACGGCGGGTTCATCGTGACGATGCACGGTGAAGACAGGGTCCTGTCGGACCAGTACACCGGCCCGATGCTCGACAGCATCGTCGCGGCCCGGAAGGGCACCGGCGCGCCGACCGCGGCCGACAGCGCCACGCTGCGCGAGGCGCTCCCCCA carries:
- a CDS encoding aldo/keto reductase, encoding MLTTRALGTQGLSVSAMGLGCMGMSQSYGTPDDQESVATIHRALELGVTLFDTAEVYGPYSNETLLGQALEGRRDRAIIATKFGWEIGSKKRGGLDSRPAHIREAVEGSLRRLRTDHIDLLYQHRVDPQVPIEDVVGTMGDLVREGKARYLGLSEAGARTIRRAHAVHPISALQSEYSLWERNLEAAILPLLRELGIGLVPFSPLGRGFLTGTARRAEEYAEGDYRRRDPRFQGANFDANMRAAAVVGEVAAGLGATPGQVALAWVLHQGEDLVPIPGTKRRRFLEENMAAADLRLGLAELARLNAALPPAGVAGPRYTDDMMAYIDR
- a CDS encoding DUF305 domain-containing protein, which produces MARARADSVRHPYTEADVRFMSHMIGHHAQAIVMSGWAPTHGASSSVRILAERIINAQQDEIATMQRWLGDRQKPVPQVTDTGMGMTMAGGEQMLMPGMLTPDQMKQLDQAKGSEFDRRFLRFMIQHHRGAVSMVKDLFGTYGAGQDETVFKFASDVNVDQTTEIARMEKMLAVLPPG